TGACCCATTATCCAGCATGTAGTAGTTAAATTGTGTACATTAATGTTAAGTGAACAAAGGTGACTAAACATCAAACGCGGTTCTCTTTTTAAGATGCTTAAATACTTTGTCAGTAgtcagaatattttgaaatagCTCACTGCATAAGGTACatgtttcctttcctcttttttttccttcccaagtgTTGCTCTGCTTGGCAGTAGGTGCATTCAGATTGTCCGAGTTTAGTATTTTCAGGTGCTGAACCTCcctgtgttgttttctttcctcttagcCAAAGGCTTTGTGTAGCCTTTTGTGAAGGGGTGGTGGCAAGCGTCTACTGGACTGTAGTGAGCTAAATCAAGACAGTAAATTTCCCATGATTAAGGCTGATGCAGTTAGAGGTTCAAATGGTTTAAATATTCACTTAAAACAGTAGCTAACTTTTGATAAAGCACTGAATGTGTGCGTGATGCTTAACTCTGTTCTAATATAAACTCAAGCAAAAAAGTTTTATAAGGAGCTCTGCTTTATTAAAAGCATGTAAGTCAAGCACCCTTGCGGTGTTGAAGCAGTACACAGACACCATATGGTATCTTACTAAACATCTCATCTCGGCACCACGCAGGTGGAGCTCTGCTCTCTTTACAAACGGGAGGAATGCCAAGCCCTGCCTCCATGTCTAAGGTGTATCACTGAGTTTGAAATCAGTTCCCAGTGGTGTTTGCTGATCCCTGCATGAGTGTTTGTATCGGCAAGGAGTTCATCACGTATCTTACAACCTGTATGTTAAAAACCACTGTAGCATTAcagctgtctcttttttttttatttctcctatGTTGATTTCGGTAAGGTCTGCATAGTTCTCAGCTGAAACTGATAACCCTTATCTTGTATTTGGAttgcaaataaataaagttaACCACCCAAAGAGAGAgtctttcagtgttttccattCAGTGCTTTCGGCATATGTATCTTGGCTGTCTCTTGTCATTTTCAGTAAACATACACATCACAAGAAGTATATTACCAATACAAATTATGTGTGTAGTATATATGTTTAAAGAAATCAGTCTTTCTATCAATTCTTTACTCAATACTGATTTGACTTTAGATGCATTATTGTATCTAATACAGTGTAAGTTCTCAAAAATGTCTGTTTGCTCCTTGCTTGCTTTGGTTTCTAATGCTTGATTTCCTTTACTAATGTATTCtcccttgctttttttgtttttcttctttctgcagccGAAGAATGCTTTGCTGATTCTGACCTGAACTTTCTTATTCCCATCGCAGTGGGCATGGTGCTTGGCTTCCTTATCATTCTTGTCTTTATATCTTACATcattggaagaagaaaaagtcgTACTGGCTATCAGTCTGTATAATCTCTTAATTCCATCTCTGTTGCCACCTTTCctgcccttctccttttcccagccTCCCTGATCTGcctctttaaaaggaagaaaaacaaatgaattcatagtttctttatttcaaaaattaaaaaaaacaattcacGACAGAATAATGTGCCGTGAGTCTGAAGATGAGTTGCAGAATTACTTGAAGCTGTTGTACGATTTTAGAGAAAGTAAGTGTTCTGAGGACCATAGAATTGAGTAGGGCTGATGCGTGTCCACATGAGAAATGTGATTATTTTGAGTAAAGAAGACATCTATGaaactttatttctgttctttaacttTTTATACAAGAAAATTTCTAGTTGCATACAGCTTATCTCGGATAATGCTAAACCTAAAACCATAATTAAAGGTGTGAATGCTATGTCGAAAGGGACTGTATGTGCTAGGGGAAAATGAATACCAAGCTCTTAACAGATTTCTATTGGGAACTTGGCATATGGCTGTTGTCTTTCTTCATTAGCAGCTTGTTCTTGTGAATCAGTCTGAATTTCCTATTCCTTCTGAATGTAAAGGTAGTACCTGATCTCACTAATAAACTAACATAATATGAGAAGAACATCTGATTCTTCtagtaaattaatttgtttaacaTCAGTACGGAGAAGTTGACTGCTAATGTATGTTAAATAGCTTTGCGCTAGCATGATGTCTTTAATGTCTTTTATTCACTAAGATAAGGTTCAGTCCTGGAGAACTTTCACGACTCGGAAAAGCCAACAGTCTGCTAAAGGAAATGCATCCCGTGCTGTTTTGTTTGactgttttcccttttgttctgCGCTCAATTGTGAAATGAGGGCAGGAGGCTGGAATTTCACTGCCTGCAGTTTGTCTCAGCTTTGATTCTGTGCACGTAAAAGAAATTACACAATGTTTCAGCATGGGTCCATGTGAGGCTCAAGAGTACTTTGAGAGCTCTCTAAGAGTTAGTAAGAACACAGCTTGTTAGAGATTCCTGCAGTTCCTTTGGACAGCTTTTGTGGGTTAACAGGGTCACTGAAAAGCTGTGATCTGGGAATGCAAGTGAAGGTATAAAACTGGTCTGTTTTGATAGAATTAAGCTGCTTTTAACCTCCTAATTATTGCTCTCCCAAACAACAGTTGAATAGTGTAAGAGCACAAAATTTCTAGTATGAGGAATGCTGATCATAAAGCTGAAGCGAATATATATAGTGAAGAAAATGACTTCCAAAGGAATAAGAGCATCTGCCTTGTTTGAAGATGCTTTCTTTGTTAATGCCATACCTTTTGCAGTTCTGTGTTCCATATCTAAACTGTACCAAAATAGAAGCTAGTCATTTGTGGCTGTATTCTGCTTCATTCCCATCAGGTTCATGTTGATAGGATGAAAGAAGCCTCTTGCTCTTTCAACCTCTTTGGTCCATCTTGGTAAAAACCTTTTGCAGCTAGTAAACCCTGATTTCCAACTGTGGGACAGCGCAAGAACTGCCAGGTCTGCAGAGAGCTACTGACGGCACACAAAGTTTCTGTCTGCTGTGGCAAGTGTTTACTAAAGCTTCTTTAATATTTAATCTCTTTGTGCACTGAGCCTGTATCTATGTTGTAGGGAAAGCACCTTCAATAATTCACATGCACAAAGGAGACAGTCAACACTGATGTTTAAGAAACTCACAATAGCTATATATTCAGGAAAGGGAGATTTCTATAGAGTTTTGATGTTTGAGAAATACCTGTACGTTCACTTATTCTTGTCCTCACTGTGACCAAAGATAAGCTTTACCTGAATctgacaaaactgatttttgtattgcAAATAGGCTCTTGAAccaagttgtctttttttaagagtGTAATTTAATGCTGCTGAGTTGGACCgtgtgctttggttttggttgtcTTGGTCTTTTGTGTTGTACCTTTGCTCTCACAATACTTGATTTCCCTGCCAGAGTGGTAAACGGTGAATTATTTTGAGACTGGCAATTTCTGAGTAACACCTGCTTGTCAGAGTGTGTTGCTTCTCTGCTGCCAGCAGATGGATTCAATCCATGGTTTCATGCTCAGATTGCAGATCCAAGTATTTTGCATCGCTTTTGCTAGGTTATTTTAGTAAAACGTGGCAATTTCCTAGATGCACATACGTATATATTTGATATATACATATAAGCTATTATTTTGGGCTTCAACAGAAGTCGAAAATTCAGCCGGCACTTTAAGGTTGTGGTAGCATGAAGAGTGGTGTATACAATTCTCTAAATCTTGAAATGACTGTACCAATATGCTGAAAGCAGAATATGTGTATGGAAAATAAAGTTGACTATGGTGTTTATAAAGCTTTGTTTTAGTGTAAGTAGACATGCGTGCCACTTCCGAGAACTTTTCCAACGGGATTGTCAGCGTGCCTGGATCTGAATGTTGGTGGGAAAACAAACTTTTGCTTCTAACTGTTCACACATTTACATCCGAATTAGTTGATCTTTCTTTGTTGATTGGATCCAAGCATGGGTCCAGCATCTGCTAAAGGACCAACTGCTTCATGAATCCTTCCAATAGGCAGGTAGGGAACAGATATAAACAAAGTTTTGTCCTGTTGCTAGCTGGAGAGCTGTTAATTTCATGGCCTGAAGCATGAAGGGTTTGGTTTCCTTTCAGGATcatacagaaacagaaatgttttaaaagagcTAAAGCAATTGCCAGGCAGGGAAATGTTTGTGGGTTTAACTTATTTCTGATGTCAAAGGAAGAGCCGCTAGCACGGCAGCATCTTCCTTGGCAGAAGCTGGTTTCTGTTGATCAGAACATGCCCTTTCAGATAAGTTGTGCAGGCAGAACGATTGTGTTGCCCTAGCTCTATCGGTGTCCTATGAACAACCACATCTGAGCAAAATTAGTTCCTAAGCTACCTCTGGTTCTGGTTTTTAACAGTTCTTAATAAATAGGTTTTGCTCGATGGTTGTTTGTGATACTTAGGGTATAGCAAGTCTTATTGTACTGGGCTTCTGAACTCTTTGGCCCTAGAAAATTAATCAAGCGCTCAATATTAAAGGATCACATTACATGCTGCTCTGAAATTCAGTCCCCAACTGGCCGGCACAGGGAGCTAAAGTCACAAACTGCATCTCTTGCATCAGTGTTTTAAGAATGGTACCATAGAGTTAAGTTTACTgtagttgctttatttttaatacaaaaaattaCTTCTTAGAGACTTATATAGATCAGGAAATGATGGCAGATTAAGTACCTGGACTAGAATGTAGGTCAAACATACCATAATGCTCTTGTTCAGTCAGTAATTTTAGTAAGTGTGCTTTCCAACTAGTACATTATCCTAAGGTGTCCTGTCCTGCTGTGTTCTCATAGCTCGTAACATGCAGAGCGCAATTCATCTCTGTCAAATACGAAGGCCGTACGCTGACGGCTCCGGGAGGGTCACGCTGCCCGCGCAGCAGAGGCTGCTCAGGTTAGCGGCACTCCTCTCTGACAAGGGCGAGCGTGCTTCATAGGTCTTTGAGGATGATAAATTGATGACTTTGCTAATACCAGCCTTGACCCCTTAGCGGTGAAAGGACTAAGCATTTTCCTGTGGTTTTCTGCAGCATTATAGCTGTGACCTCTCTGGAAGGGGGAAGAACAGGCCTGAAATATTGGGGGGGGTCTAACCTTTTTCACAGGCACTTCTGTGCCTGAacaggggaaggagcagcagtCAACCTGCGAACCTGAACAGGGAGAGAAGAGCTCCTTTCACTTGTCCCTGCCTAATGGACTTGATGAGGATTCCTGGGGCAGAGAGAAGTACtggagtgaggaggaggagggagaaatgcATTAATCTTCCCACTTCAGAAAGGAACGGTTGGAAAGGTTCAAGGGCAAATGATTTTCTACATGGCCTTTGCTCCAACACCTGGGGTGTGCCGAACAAGCAGTGTAAAATGTTGCATCAAGATGCTCTTGGTGCTGAAGACCCTAGGAGGCATTTTGAGATCTGCCATTTTCACTTTTTAACTGTGTCATTGCAGGCATAATCCAGAATTTttgctgtttattattttaacaagaaTAGTGCTAATAAACTACCCTCTTGTTAGTTTTTGCCTGAAAAACACACATAAAACTATGGCAAAGATTAAAATTTAAAGCCAGGAAAAATTCATTCCACAGAGGTCACTCGTAAAAGACCTTATGAAAATAGTATTCAGATaccagagatttttttaatcaaaactgaaATGCCTTTGCAGGTTCTCTGCCCAGGAGgtaacttttaatttttactaaTAATCATTTACATCAGATGATGAAAAATGTGGTTCCGCGCTCCATTGCATCTCATTTGTTTCCTAActatgaacaaaaataaattaacaaaaatctCCATGTGCCTGTTTTTCTTAGCAGAAAAAATGCTGGCTTtatgctttaaaaaggaaaaagcctctgATTGACTTAACCTAAGTGCCCAGTGTTTGCAGTGGCTACTTTCCAATGCTGAGCGTGAAGATGATTCGGCCCAGGAAGCGGTCGCTGTTAACATCGTTGATAATACCTTTCCCATTCAGACTGCACTGAATAGGAACCAAATAATTCTTCTTCACATCTGTAAAGTGCATAGCCACCAGTGGGGATGTATAGTTGACCTGAAAAGAAGGGAGATTTAAGTGTAATTTTTGAGGGAGCCAAAAAGCAGGCAGTACTTTCACGTTCAGTAAAAACCATTAGTAATTGGTTCGCGTTTGCCTGATGTCCATCACGGTGCCTGAGGATGCTGAAGCTGAGTCTTTCTGTGCCTGTGCCTCAGGGGGACGGGATCACGTCAGAGTTTTGCACTGCACCGTGCCACTTGGGTTGATTAGCCAGGACAAGTAACGCTGGATAATGGGACTCTCAAACactttctgctgttttaaaaagcaacctGTGACTTGTTCCTCGGATCTGTGCGCTCAAAGGACGTGCAGACCTGGCATCTGGGGCTGTTCCTCGtcctcagccagcagcagtaTGACAATAGGAGTCTAGTGCCAGCCTCATCTTCCATTTCAGCTTTTGTTGTGAAGGTGCGTtacctcctgtcctggtttcggctgggatagagttaattttctttctagtagctggtatagtgttatgttttgggtttggtatgagaggaatgttgataacacactgatgttttcagttgttgctaagtgttTACACGAAGTtgaagatttttcagcttctcatgcccagccagcaagaaggctggaggggcacaagaagttgggaggggacacagccagggcagctgacccaaactggccaaaggggtattccataccatgtgatgtcatgtccagtatataaactggggagagttggcctgaGGGGggtggggatcgctgcttgggaactaactgggcattggtcagcaagtggtgagcaattgcattgtgcatcacttgttttgtgtattccaatccttttattattactattattttcttcctttctgtcctattaaactgtctttatctcaacccatgagttttacttttttttccgattctctcccccatcccactgggtaggggggaagtgactgagcggctgcgtggtgcttagttgctggctggggttaaaccacgacacctcctAACGCTGTACAGCCCAGACCAGACCAAAGCAGTGCTTGCCAGCACGTTCAGAAATAGCCACTGCTGTTGGACTGCTCTGTTTGGAACCACCCAGCCTGAAGCGGTTTTGTCATAGCTTTGATGGAAGCCCCATCCTTTTTGTCTTGTATCACCTAACCCCTGACTTCCCTAACGCCCTGGGAAAATGCTGGTGTTGAGACCTTCTCTGGGAGTTAGCAAAGCCAGTCTTAGTCTCCAGATGATAAATGTAATCATTCCCATTGCTGGCAAGGGGGAACCGGAGTCCCCAAGGATTTCCCGCAGTTTGTCAGAGACAGAAATAGAGTGCTGTAATCCCAGTGCCCatggcctccctcctgcctgcatcTGCCCAAAATAGCCAGAAAGCACATCTGTACTctgtgcagcagctcctgccctctccttcccaagGAGACATAACAAAGATGCCAGAGTCCTTACTTACGTGAGTGATCTTGCCGTAGTAGGGATAATACATGAGATCAAACGTCCCGTTTCCAGGGTAGAAGTCCACTGATCTGAGATTGCTCTCATTGCCTTTCtgtgattaggaaaaaaaaaagggtacacaCGTAGCACATGGGACAGAAAATACAGCTCCCTTCAGAGTAAGGTGAAGGAGCTTTAATACAGCCATCTCTTGCAAATCCACATCAAggctcagctctgcctgcctgcctgcatgcAGCGTGTTTGCTGTGagagccagctgctgctgcagcgaGCCGGAGCATAACAGTGCCACAAAGGCACAGGTGAGGGTTACAGAATTTGCTGCCTGTCGATCCCTCCCTGCGCTTGCCTTCTGCTTTATTGCTCTCTAAAGGTATgatccagctgctgcctgggcaaCAGGAGTCCTTCCTTCACCCTATTGCTGTTGGCTTGCAGGGTCCTGCGGAGCAGGTGGGGATGGATGtgagcagctcctgcctcttccccccccagctccaggctCTAGCCGGCACCctggcacccagccctgcagggtGAGGCTGGCAGGAGCCGGCAGCGCTCGGAGGGTGAGGGCCAGGGTGAAAAGCAGGAGACCGGCACCCGCTCGCACCCAGAGGCATTGGCAGTGCTGGGTCTTGTGAGTGGTTGGGGCTAAAATGAGGACAGATATTGGTGGGGTCCATCAGAGGAAGACATTTGACCTTCTACGCACCACGCTGCCGAGCATGAATGAAAGCAGTACCTGCACTTTGCAGCCCACGCTCACGGGAACCCCGGCACCAGGGCGGTAGCCTATGATCTGCAAAAACAAAAGACATCCATGCTTATATGAAAAGCGGTGCCAAGTGCGTGCTGCCTCCCTTTGCCAGGGCTTGAGCTCTTCTTCGTGCCAGTCACATTGCTCAGGACAGGAGTTATGTGCTCCGAGAAGCAGATCCCATTATAAAGAGACTGGGGTCTGAGGTGTAGCCCTAAAGCTCAGTTCGTCCCACAGAGGGGCCTGGCACAAGACCCTCCAAGCACTCAGGTCTCAACAAATCAAATCGAGCAAGTTTTctagtgtttcttttttatgttttctagcGGGTATGAGCCAGCGGGTTTTGGGATTCTAGTTCCCTTTTTCCCTAGGCCTGCGAAGTAGAGGAATTTCAGTCCCTGCATGGTCTTTACTCTATCACACTGGATTACACTGAAGGAAGGAATTAGGGCGACCGGCTTTCTCCATACCCGGTTCATCTTCAGCAGGATGCAGGGCTGGCCTTTAGAGTAGCCAAACGTTGGGTCCTCAATGCCAGAGCAGTTCTGCAGCAGTGAACGCTTGAACTGGCAGGCCTTCTTCTCCTCGCTTTCATTGCCCCCTTGGATGAAGTACTGTCCTGAAATGCACTCGATATTCTTCTCCTCTTGAACTTTGTCATCATAAGCTGGTGGGAACCAAGAGACTTGTTAACGCTTCTTGAGACCTGCACAGACCCAGGCTCTCACAGTACATCAGCATGTCAAGGGAGTTAGCAAGTCCCACGTGGAAAGGCAAGGCTCCCTCCCACAGAAGCTCCCATGACCACCTTACGAGCCTCCCTTTCTAGACGGGCTTCATGAGAT
This region of Harpia harpyja isolate bHarHar1 chromosome 18, bHarHar1 primary haplotype, whole genome shotgun sequence genomic DNA includes:
- the ATP1B4 gene encoding protein ATP1B4 isoform X2, with translation MDGNASTGDTEGQHRSPHQKAENKHEEKVQDPDRGEDETKAEMGSKTWADLAREMKTFLWNPEERTCLGRTAKSWGLILLFYLIFYTCLAGMFAFCMYVMLLTLSPYTPTYRDRVSPPGVMIRPYLNGFTIAFNVSQPSTWQPYVDSMHHFLAAYDDKVQEEKNIECISGQYFIQGGNESEEKKACQFKRSLLQNCSGIEDPTFGYSKGQPCILLKMNRIIGYRPGAGVPVSVGCKVQKGNESNLRSVDFYPGNGTFDLMYYPYYGKITHVNYTSPLVAMHFTDVKKNYLVPIQCSLNGKGIINDVNSDRFLGRIIFTLSIGK
- the ATP1B4 gene encoding protein ATP1B4 isoform X1, whose product is MDGNASTGDTEGQHRSPHQKAVSLLGAAGHPPRGEENKHEEKVQDPDRGEDETKAEMGSKTWADLAREMKTFLWNPEERTCLGRTAKSWGLILLFYLIFYTCLAGMFAFCMYVMLLTLSPYTPTYRDRVSPPGVMIRPYLNGFTIAFNVSQPSTWQPYVDSMHHFLAAYDDKVQEEKNIECISGQYFIQGGNESEEKKACQFKRSLLQNCSGIEDPTFGYSKGQPCILLKMNRIIGYRPGAGVPVSVGCKVQKGNESNLRSVDFYPGNGTFDLMYYPYYGKITHVNYTSPLVAMHFTDVKKNYLVPIQCSLNGKGIINDVNSDRFLGRIIFTLSIGK